In Natranaerobius thermophilus JW/NM-WN-LF, the genomic stretch AATGTTGCAAAAAAAGGAAAAAAATTTTATAATAAGAATTGAAAGGTCAAAAATGGTCAGGGGTGAGATGGAATGGGAAGTCTTTCAGATAATATAGAAAAATACCTAAAAAATTTAATCGAAGAAAGTCCTAATAAAGCAATCGTAGTTAAACGTTGTGACCTGGCCTATAAGTTTAATTGTGTTCCATCTCAAATAAACTATGTATTGAGTACACGATTCACGGAAGATAAAGGATATCTAGTGAGTAGTCGCCGTGGTGGTGGTGGATATATTGAAATCAGAAGATTGAGATTAGCTGGTGAGACTCCTCTTTACAAACTAACTGATTTAATTGGAAACTCTATTTCTGAACAAGAGGCTAATGGTTTAATTACTCGATTGGCAGATGAGGGAATTATCAAGGAACGCGAGGAAGGATTACTTAAAAGTTGTGTAAAAAGGGAAAGTATTCCTGTTCCTCTACCTTGGAGAGACGAAATAAGGGCCGCTCTGTTTAAAAATGTATTGCTGGAGATACTAAAATTCAAGGAATAGTAAATTGTTAAGGCCTGTTTAGGAGGTGATTATTATGATGTGCCAAAATTGCAATAAACGTCCTGCCACTGTACATTGGACTAAAATTATCAATAACAAGAAAACCGAAGTACATTTATGCGAAAAATGTGCCAAAGAATCTGAACAGATTGAATTCGACTTCGAAAACAGTTTCCCTCTTCAAAATTTCTTGTCCGGGTTAATGGGATTCGATAAAACAGCGGGAGAGGGTAGTGCACAAAGCTTTCATGTGAGTGCTGATCAACAAGGGCAATGTGAAACTTGTGGTTTAACTTATCAGCAATTTGGTAAAATGGGAAGGTTTGGATGTAGTAATTGCTACGAAAAATTTGGTGAACGCTTAAAACCAATGCTAAAAAGAATTCATGGTAGCACAGGTCATCATGGTAAAGTACCTAAACGCGCAGGTGGAACTCTTAGGTTGAAAAAGCGAATTAGTGAATTAAAAGAGGAA encodes the following:
- a CDS encoding CtsR family transcriptional regulator, which encodes MGSLSDNIEKYLKNLIEESPNKAIVVKRCDLAYKFNCVPSQINYVLSTRFTEDKGYLVSSRRGGGGYIEIRRLRLAGETPLYKLTDLIGNSISEQEANGLITRLADEGIIKEREEGLLKSCVKRESIPVPLPWRDEIRAALFKNVLLEILKFKE
- a CDS encoding UvrB/UvrC motif-containing protein codes for the protein MMCQNCNKRPATVHWTKIINNKKTEVHLCEKCAKESEQIEFDFENSFPLQNFLSGLMGFDKTAGEGSAQSFHVSADQQGQCETCGLTYQQFGKMGRFGCSNCYEKFGERLKPMLKRIHGSTGHHGKVPKRAGGTLRLKKRISELKEELQRSIHREEFERAAEIRDEIKKLEKELE